One Ignavibacterium album JCM 16511 genomic region harbors:
- the rnc gene encoding ribonuclease III, which translates to MDGIFSRIKKIFRRRVSQKNKSSKRLLTAQQFSDLEKIIGYPIKDQSHYIQALIHRSFLEELDEDDASNERLEFLGDAVLSLITAEYLFHLYPDKDEGFLTKVRAKIVNRNSLADSAEEIGLVKFLLINQNLSNTFSRGAKTVLSDAFEALVGALYLDQGLDAGRVFIRKVLIDPIVEAGEHLVDENYKSQLLEYAQANKLELPNYKVIKEEGPQHERIFTVQVSVGDKIIGIGKGKNKKSAEQNAAQKAMEKILKSH; encoded by the coding sequence TTGGACGGAATTTTCTCCCGCATTAAAAAAATTTTCAGAAGGCGGGTTTCCCAAAAGAACAAATCATCAAAAAGACTTCTCACTGCTCAGCAATTTTCTGACCTCGAAAAAATTATCGGTTATCCGATCAAAGATCAATCTCATTACATTCAGGCACTTATTCACAGATCATTTCTTGAAGAGCTTGATGAAGATGATGCTTCGAATGAAAGACTAGAATTTCTTGGCGATGCTGTTTTAAGTTTAATTACAGCTGAATATTTATTCCACCTTTATCCTGATAAAGATGAAGGATTTCTTACAAAAGTTCGGGCAAAAATTGTAAATAGAAATTCATTGGCAGATAGTGCAGAAGAAATCGGACTTGTTAAATTTTTATTGATCAATCAGAACCTTTCAAACACATTTTCCAGAGGAGCTAAAACAGTTTTATCCGATGCTTTTGAAGCTTTGGTTGGTGCGCTTTATCTCGATCAGGGTTTGGATGCAGGCCGTGTTTTTATTCGCAAAGTTTTGATAGATCCTATTGTTGAAGCAGGTGAACATTTGGTCGATGAAAATTATAAAAGTCAGTTGCTTGAATATGCTCAGGCGAATAAACTTGAATTACCTAATTATAAAGTAATAAAAGAAGAAGGTCCGCAGCACGAAAGAATCTTTACTGTTCAGGTTAGTGTTGGTGACAAAATAATTGGAATCGGAAAAGGAAAAAATAAAAAGTCAGCCGAGCAGAATGCTGCACAGAAGGCAATGGAAAAGATACTTAAATCACATTAG